Proteins encoded by one window of Drosophila melanogaster chromosome X:
- the CG15743 gene encoding uncharacterized protein, isoform C, with protein MSEDKMNGRSIRINRLPATIVAILLTFVLVYFLNFHQEERPAIYGMLRSENPSRVNLRKMLIAAIQAAQRGGLEVLDVARSRQLKERSKGKTDEGVNDPFTDADGRSHCVMKQGLQRIFPRVQIFSEEDKEHCKQAHGYDLDPTVLHETAQIPDVTVNAQDVTVWVDPLDATKEFTEELYEYVTTMVCVAVAGRPIIGVIHSPFNGQTAWAWVGNSMSEYLSNLHPQHSPNNQAPIITVSRSHTAGAKDLARGIFGENVSLLTAAGAGYKVLQVVANNATAYLHTSKIKKWDICAGDAILHALGGTMTTLNDQLINYGPEESPVNTEGLLATLEQHDEYMDKLSKYREAHNGKLA; from the exons ATGAGCGAAGACAAGATGAACGGACGCTCCATTCGCATCAACCGGCTGCCGGCCACCATTGTGGCCATCCTGCTGACCTTTGTCCTGGTCTACTTCCTCAATTTCCATCAGGAGGAGCGGCCAGCGATCTACGGCATGCTGCGCAGTGAGAATCCCAGCCGCGTCAATCTACGCAAGATGCTAATAGCCGCCATACAGGCCGCCCAGCGTGGCGGTCTCGAGGTACTGGACGTGGCCCGGAGTCGCCAGCTGAAGGAGCGCAGCAAGGGCAAGACGGACGAGGGCGTCAATGATCCCTTCACGGATGCCGACGGCCGGTCACATTGTGTGATGAAGCAGGGCCTGCAGCGAATCTTTCCCCGCGTACAAATCTTCTCCGAGGAGGACAAGGAGCACTGCAAGCAGGCACACGGCTATGATCTAGATCCAACGGTCCTCCACGAGACCGCACAGATACCGGATGTGACCGTAAATGCCCAGGATGTCACTGTTTGGGTAGATCCGTTGGATGCCACCAAGGAGTTCACCG AGGAGCTATACGAGTACGTGACCACCATGGTGTGCGTGGCAGTGGCCGGAAGGCCCATCATTGGCGTGATCCACAGCCCGTTCAATGGACAAACCGCGTGGGCGTGGGTGGGCAACTCGATGTCTGAGTACCTATCCAATCTGCATCCGCAGCATTCGCCAAACAATCAGGCGCCCATCATTACAGTCTCGCGATCCCACACGGCAGGTGCCAAGGATCTGGCGAGGGGCATCTTTGGCGAGAATGTCAGCCTGCTGACGGCGGCGGGAGCTGGCTACAAGGTGCTCCAGGTGGTGGCCAACAATGCCACCGCCTATTTGCACACGTCGAAGATCAAGAAGTGGGACATTTGCGCCGGCGATGCTATTCTGCACGCATTGGGCGGCACAATGACCACGCTGAACGATCAGTTGATTAACTACGGACCAGAGGAATCGCCAGTCAATACGGAGGGCCTGCTGGCCACCTTGGAGCAGCATGACGAGTACATGGACAAGCTGTCCAAATATCGCGAGGCGCACAATGGCAAGCTGGCGTAG